In the Ruegeria sp. HKCCD4315 genome, GCACCACCAAAGCAATCTTGCCCGCTTGGGAGCCTCTGCCGGGATGGCGCGCCTGGCTGTGGATCCGGGTTGCCGCTACTGCGGCCAGTGTCTGCATGGGTGCCCTTGGGGGCATATTTATTCGGCCAGGCAAACACTTGAGGATCTGCGCCACCACACGGCGTTCCGCTACCGCAGCGGCCTTGCCCATGCTTTCGAGGAGCAGGCCGATCATGTCACCGTCCGGCTGGATGGCGGCGAGAAACTGAAAGCTGATCGCGTTTTTGTCGCCGCAGGCGTTCTGGAAACGGCGCGCCTGCTGTTGCTGTCTTCGGCGGATCCGGCTGCCCGCCTGCAATTGCAAGACAGCCAGCATTTCTTCCTGCCCAGTCTTCACCGCTGGCGCGCCCCGCGCCGCCCTGATCAGGTTCCCTATCACACTCTGCCGCAGATTTTCATCGAGCTGGATGACCCCGATCTCTCGCCCCATCTGGTGCACAGCCAGATCTATACCTGGAATGAGTTCTATGCCCAGGATCTGATCCGCAGCTATGGCGCAAAGCTGCCCGGATCGGCCCCTGTATGGCATATGCTGGCCCGGCGGTTGATCGTGGCGCAGGCGTTTCTGCATTCCAACCATTCGGCCCGTATTGATCTGACACTGGCCCCTGACGGGCGGCTTGTATCCAAGGTCCTGCCGAATGACACAACCGAACAGATCATGGCGCGGGCCACATCCCGGCTGGCGCAAGTGCTGAAACTGGCCGGGCTGACCCCGCTCAGCTTTGCCCGCCGCCCCGGCGATGTGGGGTCAAGCTTTCATGTCGGCGGCTCGGTGCCCATGGCCGAAACGCCCCGCGCAGGACAGTCGGATATTCTGGGTCGACCCAAAGGGCTGGCGCGGGTGCATCTGGTCGATGCCTCAAGCCTGCCCAGCATTCCGGCCACAACCATCACCTTTTCGGTCATGGCAAACGCCCACCGGATCGGAACGCTGGCCCCCTGACAGCAACGCTCGCCCGGGATGCTTATCCGGTACCGGTTTCAAAGGCCCCGCCCTCCAGTGCCGCGGCCAACTCTGGGTTTCCTGCATCATGCGCTGCGCGCGCAAGCGCTGCGCCATACGTCTCCAGCACGGGTGTTTCGTGCCAGATTTCCAGAAACGCCTGGCGTGCTGCAGCACCCTGTACCGCGCGCTGGTCGGGCTGGTGCTGAAGGTTACGCATTGCCGCGATCAGGTCATCCTCGGTTTCGAACAGCTCTCCGCCCCCTGCCCGCTGGACGATTTCGGGGAACGGGCCCAGCCGTCGGGCAATCACCGGTGTGCCCAGCCGGAAGCTTTCGATCAGGATGATGCCGAAGGTTTCATAACAAACCGAAGGCACAATCAGCCCCAGTGCGCCACGATAGTAAGCGTTCAATTCGTCAGGTGTCTTGCGGCCCAGGAACTTGATCCGGTCATTGCCTGCGGCCTGTGCCTTCAACTCATCCGCGTAATCACCATCGCCAAGGATCAGCAGATCGGCATCCGGGTAACGATCAAAGGCGGGGAAGACATCCTGCAACCCCTTGATCTTTTCCAGCCGACCGACAAACAGGAAATAGGGACGTTCATGCGCCGCCGGTTCCGGCAAGGCGCTCTGGTCCAGATCGGGCAGGAAATAGGGCAGTACCTGCATCTCCTGACGCAAGCCAAACTCGCGATGTTTGGCGCGGCTAAATTCGCTTTTGGCAATGATC is a window encoding:
- a CDS encoding glycosyltransferase family 4 protein, with product MFTTFYPPYSFGGDAIGIQRMARALVARGHDVTVVHDEDSYLILGGKPQPEGPPDGVRRIGLRSRNGMMSNLLTQQMGRPVIHGARIREILAERKPDIIWHNNTSLIGGPGLLPMGEGLKVYEAHEHWLVCPTHVLWRHGRELCDDRQCLRCVLNYKRPPQLWRYTGALDRALDHMDLIIAKSEFSRAKHREFGLRQEMQVLPYFLPDLDQSALPEPAAHERPYFLFVGRLEKIKGLQDVFPAFDRYPDADLLILGDGDYADELKAQAAGNDRIKFLGRKTPDELNAYYRGALGLIVPSVCYETFGIILIESFRLGTPVIARRLGPFPEIVQRAGGGELFETEDDLIAAMRNLQHQPDQRAVQGAAARQAFLEIWHETPVLETYGAALARAAHDAGNPELAAALEGGAFETGTG
- a CDS encoding GMC oxidoreductase — encoded protein: MTDLVIGSGPAGVSVAIALLNRGRQVLMIDGGEELEASERERRDRMAASDPEDWSAADIRAWQAPQLDTPPGQVRRFGSDFAMVSGTDTLVAPDQIGLRASHAAGGLSNLWGSAILPNRDADITDWPLSAQDLAPHYRAIAKFLPVSGREDALQTLFPAFPMQHRVPLTPSPQAGHILHRLEHHQSNLARLGASAGMARLAVDPGCRYCGQCLHGCPWGHIYSARQTLEDLRHHTAFRYRSGLAHAFEEQADHVTVRLDGGEKLKADRVFVAAGVLETARLLLLSSADPAARLQLQDSQHFFLPSLHRWRAPRRPDQVPYHTLPQIFIELDDPDLSPHLVHSQIYTWNEFYAQDLIRSYGAKLPGSAPVWHMLARRLIVAQAFLHSNHSARIDLTLAPDGRLVSKVLPNDTTEQIMARATSRLAQVLKLAGLTPLSFARRPGDVGSSFHVGGSVPMAETPRAGQSDILGRPKGLARVHLVDASSLPSIPATTITFSVMANAHRIGTLAP